From a region of the Schistocerca nitens isolate TAMUIC-IGC-003100 chromosome 8, iqSchNite1.1, whole genome shotgun sequence genome:
- the LOC126198655 gene encoding uncharacterized protein LOC126198655 isoform X1, translating to MSVSGETRAHKKSTEMITFASAFVLCFVLFIGIKLRWFRARMRFDTNTIRSGSSSVAAASAPTFSVAGVYRPIGNSSPLESQVQTFYPKTEQKHHHKSMPNLTENLNVFPKDSLGIADVTTKTQSVQQNLSTSSKTGMLASNAEDHNSAAASFGLMKLKENGNIYSSTPDMSTANHSQTESRQKKKTTKSSVNTKLNVPETEEPETEAGNLIFLNSNGKPISLLENKSTKTVSHKTRSKAPAPPAPPALTNPKFHEYEEFDT from the exons ATGTCTGTGTCTGGAG AAACAAGAGCACATAAGAAATCAACAGAAATGATCACTTTTGCATCTGCATTTGTTCTCTGTTTTGTACTCTTCATTGGAATAAAATTACGCTGGTTCAGAGCCAGAATGAGATTTGATACAAACACCATACGTAGTGGATCCTCTTCAGTGGCTGCTGCTAGTGCACCCACATTTTCTGTAGCTGGTGTTTATCGACCAATTGGTAATAGCAGTCCCCTTGAGAGTCAAGTTCAAACATTTTATCCAAAAACTGAGCAGAAACATCATCATAAAAGCATGCCAAACCTAACAGAAAACTTGAATGTGTTCCCAAAAGACTCACTTGGCATAGCAGATGTAACTACAAAGACACAGTCAGTACAACAAAATTTGTCAACTTCATCAAAAACTGGAATGTTAGCATCAAATGCAGAGGACCATAATTCTGCTGCAGCCAGTTTCGGACTAATGAAACTGAAGGAAAATGGAAACATTTATTCAAGCACACCAGATATGTCAACAGCAAATCATTCTCAAACTGAGTCACGACAGAAGAAAAAGACAACAAAAAGTTCTGTGAATACAAAACTGAATGTTCCTGAGACTGAAGAACCAGAAACTGAGGCAGGCAACCTTATCTTTTTGAATTCAAATGGAAAACCCATATCTCTCTTGGAAAATAAGAGTACAAAAACAGTTTCACATAAAACAAGAAGCAAGGCACCAGCACCTCCAGCTCCACCTGCCCTTACAAATCCTAAATTTCATGAGTATGAAGAGTTTGATACGTAA
- the LOC126198655 gene encoding uncharacterized protein LOC126198655 isoform X2, with protein MITFASAFVLCFVLFIGIKLRWFRARMRFDTNTIRSGSSSVAAASAPTFSVAGVYRPIGNSSPLESQVQTFYPKTEQKHHHKSMPNLTENLNVFPKDSLGIADVTTKTQSVQQNLSTSSKTGMLASNAEDHNSAAASFGLMKLKENGNIYSSTPDMSTANHSQTESRQKKKTTKSSVNTKLNVPETEEPETEAGNLIFLNSNGKPISLLENKSTKTVSHKTRSKAPAPPAPPALTNPKFHEYEEFDT; from the coding sequence ATGATCACTTTTGCATCTGCATTTGTTCTCTGTTTTGTACTCTTCATTGGAATAAAATTACGCTGGTTCAGAGCCAGAATGAGATTTGATACAAACACCATACGTAGTGGATCCTCTTCAGTGGCTGCTGCTAGTGCACCCACATTTTCTGTAGCTGGTGTTTATCGACCAATTGGTAATAGCAGTCCCCTTGAGAGTCAAGTTCAAACATTTTATCCAAAAACTGAGCAGAAACATCATCATAAAAGCATGCCAAACCTAACAGAAAACTTGAATGTGTTCCCAAAAGACTCACTTGGCATAGCAGATGTAACTACAAAGACACAGTCAGTACAACAAAATTTGTCAACTTCATCAAAAACTGGAATGTTAGCATCAAATGCAGAGGACCATAATTCTGCTGCAGCCAGTTTCGGACTAATGAAACTGAAGGAAAATGGAAACATTTATTCAAGCACACCAGATATGTCAACAGCAAATCATTCTCAAACTGAGTCACGACAGAAGAAAAAGACAACAAAAAGTTCTGTGAATACAAAACTGAATGTTCCTGAGACTGAAGAACCAGAAACTGAGGCAGGCAACCTTATCTTTTTGAATTCAAATGGAAAACCCATATCTCTCTTGGAAAATAAGAGTACAAAAACAGTTTCACATAAAACAAGAAGCAAGGCACCAGCACCTCCAGCTCCACCTGCCCTTACAAATCCTAAATTTCATGAGTATGAAGAGTTTGATACGTAA